One segment of Homalodisca vitripennis isolate AUS2020 unplaced genomic scaffold, UT_GWSS_2.1 ScUCBcl_1611;HRSCAF=5460, whole genome shotgun sequence DNA contains the following:
- the LOC124371567 gene encoding histone H4, whose amino-acid sequence MTGRGKGGKGLGKGGAKRHRKVLRDNIQGITKPAIRRLARRGGVKRISGLIYEETRGVLKVFLENVIRDAVTYTEHAKRKTVTAMDVVYALKRQGRTLYGFGG is encoded by the coding sequence ATGACCGGTCGAGGCAAAGGTGGTAAGGGGCTGGGAAAGGGAGGCGCCAAGCGTCACAGGAAGGTGCTCCGTGACAACATCCAGGGCATCACCAAGCCCGCAATCCGTCGTCTGGCTCGCCGCGGCGGTGTCAAGCGTATCTCGGGCCTCATCTACGAGGAGACCCGCGGAGTGCTCAAGGTGTTTCTGGAGAACGTGATCCGTGACGCCGTCACATACACCGAGCACGCCAAGAGGAAGACGGTCACCGCCATGGACGTCGTGTACGCGCTCAAACGCCAGGGCCGCACACTGTACGGTTTCGGAGGTTAA